A window of the Nitrospinota bacterium genome harbors these coding sequences:
- a CDS encoding MFS transporter has translation MNTYSTLSKEEIAKKTFRCDLARGGFEGMLATGSQTFCLFIAIRYFQADENLKSLIAAAPFMGMFLSLIFVHYAEGTRWRKSILGALPSVMTGVCLLIAAWSKTVEIFSLFIVIGYIGRSALLPLLTDIYGDNYPADKRGNYFSIPLILTVGVSAAFGYLGSSLLEVDIEYFTWLFTLMGFCALAKAGAIYCMPSKNIEANAHWHPLANFKYVVQDRAFGYVLFTWFIMGFANLWTIPLRVDYVTSAEFGIEGSAIFVAMIITVIPDTIRMLFIPFWARMFDRMNFVTLRIILNLLFAVGVGAFFISKNPWVIGISSGLIGLAFAGGSIAWSLWVTKYAPPGKTAAYMSVHVSLTGIRGTIGPMIGYWAYEKIGVVNVGLLSAAMMVVASLMLIPEIKHGRRK, from the coding sequence TTGAACACCTATTCAACCCTCTCCAAAGAAGAAATCGCAAAGAAGACCTTCCGGTGCGACCTGGCGCGCGGCGGGTTCGAAGGCATGCTGGCGACGGGATCGCAAACCTTTTGCCTTTTCATCGCCATCCGTTACTTTCAAGCGGACGAAAACTTGAAATCCCTGATCGCTGCGGCTCCCTTCATGGGAATGTTTCTTTCTCTCATCTTCGTGCATTACGCCGAAGGAACCCGCTGGCGGAAATCAATATTGGGAGCCCTGCCTTCCGTCATGACCGGAGTGTGCCTGCTCATTGCCGCCTGGTCCAAAACGGTGGAAATATTCTCCCTGTTTATTGTCATCGGATACATCGGACGAAGCGCATTACTGCCACTTTTAACGGATATTTACGGCGACAATTATCCTGCCGATAAACGCGGCAACTATTTCTCCATTCCCCTCATCCTGACGGTCGGGGTATCGGCGGCGTTTGGTTATCTTGGCTCATCCTTATTGGAAGTCGATATAGAATACTTTACCTGGCTATTCACCTTGATGGGTTTTTGCGCTTTGGCCAAAGCGGGGGCAATCTATTGCATGCCATCAAAAAATATTGAAGCTAATGCGCACTGGCATCCTCTCGCCAACTTCAAATATGTGGTGCAGGATCGTGCCTTTGGATATGTGTTGTTCACCTGGTTCATCATGGGGTTCGCCAACCTGTGGACGATTCCCTTGCGGGTAGATTACGTCACCTCTGCCGAATTCGGCATAGAAGGTTCCGCAATTTTTGTGGCCATGATCATCACCGTCATTCCCGATACCATCCGCATGCTTTTCATCCCCTTCTGGGCCAGAATGTTTGACCGCATGAACTTTGTGACCCTTAGAATAATTCTCAACTTGTTATTCGCCGTGGGCGTTGGGGCGTTTTTCATATCGAAAAATCCGTGGGTCATCGGCATCAGTTCAGGATTGATCGGATTGGCATTTGCAGGGGGAAGCATCGCCTGGAGTTTATGGGTGACAAAATACGCGCCACCGGGGAAAACGGCGGCTTATATGTCCGTTCATGTGTCTCTGACAGGGATACGGGGAACTATCGGCCCCATGATCGGCTATTGGGCTTATGAAAAAATTGGCGTGGTCAATGTAGGTCTGCTTTCAGCGGCCATGATGGTTGTGGCCAGCTTGATGCTCATTCCTGAAATCAAGCACGGAAGAAGAAAATAG
- a CDS encoding tetratricopeptide repeat protein: MNELQQLLNDLKNPSPATRNHATQELWSLWYQEAGSQAEEQLNQGTRLMGENQMEDARQVFEDLLESYPDFAEAHNKLATLLFLQDELEESVVECERTIQINPHHFGALHGMGMCLYKLARYDEALKCFKRAIEIQPYADANREFIAQCLGKLN, from the coding sequence ATGAATGAACTGCAACAGTTATTGAACGATCTCAAAAACCCTAGTCCTGCCACACGCAACCATGCCACCCAGGAACTCTGGTCGCTATGGTACCAGGAAGCCGGAAGCCAAGCCGAAGAGCAGCTCAACCAGGGAACGAGGCTGATGGGCGAAAACCAAATGGAAGACGCCAGGCAGGTCTTTGAAGATCTTTTAGAAAGTTATCCTGATTTTGCCGAAGCCCATAACAAACTCGCCACGCTTTTATTTCTACAGGACGAGCTTGAAGAATCGGTTGTCGAATGCGAACGCACGATTCAAATCAACCCGCACCATTTTGGCGCCTTGCACGGTATGGGAATGTGCCTATACAAACTCGCCCGTTACGATGAAGCCCTGAAATGTTTTAAACGCGCCATCGAAATCCAGCCTTACGCCGACGCCAACCGGGAGTTCATCGCCCAGTGCCTCGGAAAATTAAATTGA
- a CDS encoding competence/damage-inducible protein A encodes MFSNESGVRQAEIIAIGNEVVSGLIQDSNSRFLSARLQSIGVNVSRFTAVGDDKTTIQTVVQEAQERVGIVIVTGGLGSTHDDITKAVLADLYKSGFKKDEQVAKMLTGFFKTRGREVPEGVQSQWNVPEAATVLLNEKGTAPGLLFEKEGKMLYALPGVPLEMEYLFEKYIEPKLSSPDGFKIWHRVLLTTGLSEADLWSLIGSVAPLEKLVTVASLPSHLGVRIRLSALAKEEVEAKARLDEADNLINTKIATHLFGRDDETLEGIVGELLLQKKQTVAVAESCTGGLIGHRLTQISGSSEYFLEGAVTYSNEAKHKRLGVAEELIVEYGAVSEEVALAMAEGIRKSAGTDFGVAVTGIAGPTGGTEQKPVGLTYIAMSDAGHTECRKYLFHQDRGRNKERAAQAALDLLRCHLMKQKGLDGFK; translated from the coding sequence TTGTTTTCTAACGAATCGGGAGTTCGGCAGGCGGAAATTATTGCCATCGGCAATGAAGTCGTTAGTGGCTTGATTCAGGACAGCAACTCACGGTTTCTGAGTGCCCGCTTGCAGTCCATAGGAGTCAATGTGTCCCGATTCACAGCTGTCGGAGATGATAAAACGACGATTCAGACCGTGGTTCAGGAAGCCCAGGAAAGAGTGGGCATTGTCATCGTCACCGGCGGGTTGGGTTCGACCCATGACGATATCACCAAGGCCGTTCTTGCCGACTTGTATAAGTCAGGGTTCAAAAAGGACGAGCAAGTCGCTAAAATGCTTACGGGGTTCTTTAAAACCAGGGGCAGGGAAGTGCCTGAAGGGGTCCAAAGCCAGTGGAACGTGCCCGAGGCCGCGACGGTTCTGTTAAACGAGAAAGGCACGGCCCCCGGATTGCTGTTTGAAAAAGAAGGCAAAATGCTTTATGCCCTGCCCGGCGTTCCGCTGGAGATGGAATATTTGTTCGAAAAATATATCGAACCTAAGCTGTCGTCCCCGGATGGGTTTAAAATATGGCATCGGGTGCTGCTCACCACGGGACTTTCCGAAGCTGATCTCTGGTCCCTGATTGGTTCGGTTGCGCCCTTGGAAAAGCTGGTGACGGTGGCATCGTTGCCGTCTCACCTTGGGGTCCGCATTCGATTGTCCGCCCTGGCAAAAGAGGAAGTTGAGGCGAAGGCCCGGTTGGATGAAGCGGATAACCTGATAAACACAAAAATTGCAACCCATCTATTCGGCAGAGATGATGAAACCCTCGAAGGGATAGTGGGCGAGCTTCTCCTGCAAAAAAAACAGACGGTCGCCGTGGCCGAATCGTGCACCGGTGGGTTGATCGGCCATCGCCTGACGCAAATTTCCGGAAGTTCCGAGTATTTTCTGGAGGGGGCGGTCACCTATAGTAACGAGGCCAAGCATAAGCGACTGGGCGTGGCGGAAGAACTTATAGTAGAATATGGCGCGGTGAGTGAGGAAGTTGCGTTAGCCATGGCCGAGGGGATTCGCAAAAGCGCCGGAACCGATTTTGGTGTGGCCGTCACCGGGATCGCCGGACCCACAGGCGGGACCGAGCAAAAACCGGTGGGGCTGACATATATTGCCATGAGCGATGCGGGCCATACCGAATGCCGGAAATACCTTTTTCATCAGGACCGTGGCCGCAACAAGGAGAGGGCCGCCCAGGCCGCTCTCGATCTTCTGCGTTGTCATCTCATGAAGCAAAAAGGTCTTGACGGGTTTAAATAG
- a CDS encoding CBS domain-containing protein: protein MSKVGEYMSTTIYSVSPDELAYDAFEKMNKNNIGALLVKDGEEYVGVFTKTDWMLLVLRGESDPKTLQVSALMTKLKYTIDRDQTIASACAIIEENRIRHLPVTKDNKIVGMFSVKDLEKYYLHLHKKTDF from the coding sequence ATGAGTAAAGTCGGTGAATACATGAGTACCACGATTTATTCTGTAAGCCCGGATGAGCTTGCCTATGATGCCTTCGAAAAAATGAATAAAAACAATATTGGCGCGCTTTTAGTCAAGGATGGTGAAGAGTATGTTGGGGTCTTTACCAAAACGGATTGGATGTTGCTGGTTTTAAGGGGAGAAAGCGACCCCAAGACTTTGCAGGTTTCCGCGTTGATGACAAAACTTAAGTATACGATCGATCGGGATCAAACCATTGCTTCAGCCTGCGCCATTATAGAAGAAAATCGTATTCGCCATCTTCCAGTGACCAAGGATAATAAAATTGTGGGGATGTTTTCCGTCAAGGATTTGGAAAAATATTATCTGCACTTGCATAAAAAAACAGATTTTTAA
- a CDS encoding peptidase M42: MLSNEFIDLLKSIIRHPSVVGAEHSFFRVLQRELEERGANVTWYEGLLVAQGNKPLSIMFSAHIDRHGLICTGPKEFQYAAFLSANRTDLLNNSVSEELMTKVTGRFQSDPVYAYEPWSGVYRGNGIIKRSYVCEYRNNLIFEIEGLGDVVAGTPIAFKDKLKVNNGRLQGQLDNVLTAAVLVHLFSLGFQGTAFFTAQEESGKSWRYLLEWFRRFGGSTNRLFVVDTSPFPSIETANNQMLVLREKDANASFNREATSLIEDLCRTNNISFLYKDRYVEEDNARLLSLGEKPRSVGSTEMGRIIMGSNGLVDGTTIQIPTTGYHTMDESASRESVDAFIRILATISKKSE; this comes from the coding sequence GTGCTAAGTAACGAATTTATTGACCTACTAAAATCTATTATAAGGCATCCCAGTGTCGTGGGTGCGGAGCACTCATTCTTTAGAGTGTTGCAACGTGAACTTGAAGAAAGGGGTGCGAATGTCACCTGGTACGAAGGGTTACTGGTCGCTCAGGGCAACAAACCCCTTAGCATCATGTTTTCTGCGCATATCGATCGGCATGGCTTGATTTGCACAGGCCCAAAAGAATTTCAGTACGCTGCATTCCTTTCTGCCAACAGGACGGACCTTTTAAATAATTCTGTTTCTGAAGAATTGATGACAAAGGTGACCGGGCGATTTCAGTCCGACCCAGTATATGCCTACGAGCCGTGGTCTGGTGTCTACCGGGGAAATGGCATTATTAAACGTTCCTATGTCTGCGAGTATAGAAACAACCTGATTTTCGAAATAGAAGGGCTTGGTGATGTTGTTGCCGGAACGCCTATCGCGTTTAAGGATAAACTTAAAGTCAATAACGGCCGACTGCAAGGACAATTAGATAATGTATTGACTGCCGCAGTGCTTGTGCATTTATTCAGTCTCGGTTTTCAGGGCACCGCATTTTTTACCGCACAGGAAGAGTCTGGCAAAAGCTGGCGTTATTTGCTGGAATGGTTTCGTCGATTTGGTGGATCGACCAATCGACTTTTCGTAGTGGATACCAGTCCTTTTCCCAGTATTGAGACAGCGAATAACCAGATGCTGGTTCTCAGAGAAAAAGATGCCAATGCCAGCTTTAACAGGGAGGCCACGAGTCTGATTGAAGATTTATGCCGAACAAATAATATCAGCTTTTTGTACAAAGACAGGTACGTTGAAGAAGATAACGCACGACTGTTGAGTCTGGGTGAAAAACCCCGGTCCGTCGGTAGCACGGAAATGGGTAGAATAATTATGGGTTCAAATGGACTGGTTGACGGCACCACAATACAGATACCCACAACCGGATATCACACCATGGACGAATCCGCATCACGTGAATCTGTTGATGCATTTATTCGTATATTGGCAACAATATCGAAGAAAAGTGAGTGA
- a CDS encoding type II toxin-antitoxin system RelE/ParE family toxin — protein MAKYILTKDAKNDLAAIADYTIETFDIEQAGHYRDGLFQAFKTLK, from the coding sequence GTGGCTAAATATATCCTCACCAAGGATGCTAAAAACGATCTTGCCGCCATCGCGGATTACACCATTGAAACCTTCGACATCGAACAAGCAGGGCATTACCGAGACGGTTTATTTCAAGCCTTTAAAACACTCAAATGA
- a CDS encoding type II toxin-antitoxin system ParD family antitoxin, whose amino-acid sequence MQWKLREAVRNVNQTLAELNLEKHPDKTYIGKIEKGFDFLGYRFEPRGLGLALGTVVAQAFQPVANKVKRRTYTMAKFSITMPDEMGNYIQSAMKTRQFENTSEYFRHLVRQDQERESKIVELRNMLDKAEASGISEHTAEDIWKEAEQRHLKRSG is encoded by the coding sequence TTGCAGTGGAAACTGCGCGAAGCGGTGCGGAACGTCAATCAAACGTTGGCGGAACTCAATCTGGAAAAGCACCCCGATAAAACCTACATCGGGAAAATAGAAAAAGGATTTGATTTTCTGGGGTACCGCTTTGAGCCCCGAGGACTTGGGTTAGCCCTCGGGACAGTGGTAGCACAGGCTTTCCAGCCTGTGGCCAATAAAGTTAAAAGGAGGACTTACACGATGGCAAAATTTTCAATCACCATGCCCGATGAGATGGGCAACTACATCCAGTCCGCAATGAAAACCCGGCAGTTTGAAAACACCAGCGAATATTTCCGCCACCTGGTGCGCCAGGATCAGGAACGGGAAAGCAAGATCGTCGAATTACGCAATATGCTGGATAAGGCCGAAGCCAGCGGAATCAGCGAGCACACAGCGGAGGATATCTGGAAGGAGGCGGAACAGAGACATCTGAAACGCAGTGGCTAA
- a CDS encoding helix-turn-helix transcriptional regulator: MSKKTKNPHVGSSFDDFLDEQGMLEECEHLTLKEILADQIRKAMSDNQISKTEMAKKMATSRRQLDRFLDPAVSNVTLATMSKAARAVGRELHITLV, encoded by the coding sequence ATGAGCAAGAAAACCAAAAACCCTCACGTTGGATCATCTTTTGATGATTTTCTCGATGAACAGGGAATGCTTGAGGAATGCGAACATCTGACCCTTAAAGAAATTCTGGCGGATCAGATTCGCAAGGCTATGTCCGACAACCAAATTTCTAAAACAGAGATGGCGAAGAAAATGGCAACCAGCAGAAGGCAACTGGATCGATTTCTCGACCCTGCCGTTTCAAATGTAACACTCGCTACCATGTCAAAAGCCGCCCGCGCCGTGGGCCGTGAGCTTCATATAACGTTGGTTTGA
- a CDS encoding rhomboid family intramembrane serine protease: protein MIPLGDDIPTRNFPIITLLAIGANVFIYFQTFFNASVPPDMIFNEYGLVPYALVRAPVTFYPNIYSSMFLHAGFLHLAGNMLYLWIFGNNIEDILGKFRFILFYLVCGTIAALGHVATDFNSVIPMVGASGAVSGILGAYLVLFPFARIKTLVFLFIFVTIIRVPALFLLGLWVLIQVGNAMAQSGGAGVAWFAHIGGFLAGMLLILPFRRMRA from the coding sequence ATGATCCCTCTGGGCGACGACATTCCCACGCGCAACTTCCCGATAATCACCCTACTGGCCATCGGAGCCAATGTTTTTATATATTTCCAGACATTTTTCAACGCTTCCGTTCCACCGGACATGATATTTAACGAATATGGCCTGGTTCCCTACGCACTGGTCCGCGCCCCCGTCACGTTTTATCCAAATATCTATTCCTCGATGTTTCTGCACGCTGGATTTTTGCACTTAGCCGGAAACATGCTTTATCTCTGGATCTTCGGGAATAATATTGAAGACATCCTGGGGAAATTCCGCTTTATCTTGTTCTACCTGGTTTGCGGGACCATTGCAGCCCTCGGGCATGTCGCCACCGATTTCAATTCAGTGATTCCCATGGTCGGCGCCAGCGGTGCGGTATCGGGAATCCTGGGCGCCTATCTGGTGCTGTTCCCCTTTGCGAGAATCAAAACACTGGTGTTTTTATTCATTTTTGTCACCATCATCCGCGTTCCCGCTTTGTTTCTTCTCGGTTTGTGGGTCTTGATTCAGGTGGGAAACGCCATGGCCCAATCGGGAGGCGCAGGGGTCGCGTGGTTCGCTCATATCGGAGGGTTTTTAGCGGGCATGCTTCTGATTCTGCCGTTCCGCCGAATGCGTGCTTGA
- a CDS encoding SUMF1/EgtB/PvdO family nonheme iron enzyme, translating into MSETNDLPVPIHVGDELPVVQSKLEESQGWVIETFRKHQLKAVSAWMDATVGEGRGRKNVIPQVLLDTNPIDHRQSLQEQVFPSPRAIHEDLLEINSLKFLLQAGLGMGKTTYLKGYQEQRLKGVAHPVYPLPLYFHLGDLPARTGFAKFYETIYQEILQVVLLEQEEVDGLELDEDLLLGTIEMIFRTGKIQFLLDGLDELDPEDRFHVYFETFVDDNAFNSSFVVLATRKFHLGSLAADTVVKKGQDSAFQMEVQEVDEKDRNFFLGDANKNNVLKTIFANFPELGNTPLLLKMIHTLEANELLEGVEKRGDIYAAYFDHMLAQFQEADQENNPENPVQWLMKVSFDLFQKEQAQRFQDVELGFSKEILRDSKEALIILNEKGEEVSFADGLDCVFQQTAMRFEYRHPSFQEFFAARYLAAHPNWQELVHEHCRQEPWEEVIRFLAGMVPGDELFEILLEEGAVFLAGNCLWETRDLSKEKSLLVNHLLKYQCKESLPQFSKCRLVQTRDVIEAVDREVLLQRIADILKRHKRDSRILFATLELLVSLYDMDLHALVDTQDFEPLQNIKELTDFLAESRDPEQVKPSLIKRWSEMVTVPAGKFIYQDEKDEEDQINLKEYSIMKFPVTNILYRAFDPNHRHRFSKYSNEEDQPVIGINYFEALVFCIWLGKRLPIEKEWEKAARGTDGRDYPWGEAFGYQNGYNNTCDYVMGRTNVVDEFEQGISPYGCFDMAGNVWEWCVQHHASKHSTQRIVRGGSWLNYLVHSKCKFRNSFDPSERHLAVGFRCVSGPQFTEIEEEDDEDD; encoded by the coding sequence ATGAGTGAAACAAATGATTTGCCCGTCCCGATCCATGTTGGTGATGAATTGCCCGTCGTTCAATCGAAGCTCGAGGAATCTCAGGGTTGGGTGATAGAAACCTTTCGGAAACACCAGCTCAAAGCGGTGTCCGCCTGGATGGATGCAACAGTAGGCGAGGGGAGGGGACGGAAAAACGTGATCCCCCAGGTTTTGCTGGATACCAACCCCATTGATCACCGCCAAAGTCTGCAAGAGCAGGTGTTTCCTTCGCCCAGAGCCATCCATGAGGATCTTTTAGAGATCAACAGTCTCAAGTTCTTGCTCCAGGCTGGGCTGGGTATGGGCAAAACCACTTATCTTAAAGGGTATCAGGAGCAACGGCTGAAGGGAGTCGCGCATCCTGTTTATCCCCTGCCATTGTATTTTCATTTGGGCGACCTGCCAGCCCGGACGGGATTCGCCAAATTTTACGAAACCATATATCAAGAAATCCTGCAAGTTGTTTTATTGGAACAGGAAGAAGTTGACGGACTGGAACTGGATGAGGACCTTCTTCTCGGAACGATAGAAATGATCTTCAGAACCGGGAAAATCCAGTTTCTTCTTGATGGCTTGGATGAGCTGGACCCTGAGGATCGGTTCCACGTCTATTTCGAAACCTTTGTGGATGACAATGCGTTCAACAGTAGTTTTGTGGTGCTGGCGACGCGCAAGTTCCATCTGGGATCCCTGGCGGCGGATACGGTGGTTAAAAAAGGGCAGGACTCTGCGTTTCAGATGGAGGTTCAGGAAGTCGATGAGAAAGATCGAAACTTTTTTCTCGGCGATGCCAATAAAAACAATGTGTTGAAAACAATTTTCGCTAATTTCCCTGAGCTGGGAAATACGCCTCTGTTATTGAAGATGATCCATACGCTTGAAGCGAACGAGCTTTTGGAGGGAGTGGAAAAACGCGGGGATATATATGCGGCCTATTTCGATCATATGCTGGCGCAATTTCAGGAAGCCGATCAGGAGAACAACCCCGAGAACCCCGTTCAATGGTTGATGAAAGTTTCATTCGACTTGTTTCAAAAGGAACAGGCGCAACGGTTCCAGGATGTCGAACTGGGGTTTTCCAAGGAAATCCTGAGAGATTCTAAGGAAGCTCTGATAATTCTGAATGAAAAAGGGGAAGAAGTGAGTTTTGCTGACGGGCTGGATTGTGTTTTTCAGCAGACCGCCATGCGCTTTGAATACCGGCATCCTTCCTTTCAGGAATTCTTTGCCGCCCGATATCTGGCCGCCCACCCGAATTGGCAGGAGCTTGTGCACGAACACTGCCGTCAGGAACCCTGGGAAGAGGTCATCCGGTTTTTGGCGGGAATGGTTCCCGGTGATGAGCTGTTCGAGATTCTTCTCGAAGAAGGCGCGGTATTTTTGGCGGGCAATTGTTTGTGGGAGACGAGAGACCTCTCCAAGGAAAAATCGCTACTGGTCAATCATCTGCTGAAGTACCAGTGCAAGGAATCCCTGCCGCAATTTTCCAAGTGTCGCCTGGTGCAAACGCGTGATGTGATTGAAGCGGTGGACCGGGAAGTCCTTTTACAGCGTATTGCCGATATTCTCAAACGCCATAAAAGGGACAGCCGGATATTGTTCGCGACCCTGGAATTGCTGGTGTCCTTATACGATATGGATCTTCATGCCCTGGTGGATACTCAGGATTTTGAACCGCTCCAGAATATAAAGGAGCTGACGGACTTCCTGGCTGAATCCAGAGACCCGGAACAGGTGAAACCCTCTCTGATAAAGAGATGGAGCGAAATGGTGACCGTTCCCGCCGGGAAGTTCATTTATCAGGATGAAAAGGATGAAGAGGACCAGATCAATCTTAAGGAATATTCCATTATGAAGTTTCCGGTGACCAACATCCTGTACCGGGCGTTTGATCCCAACCATCGACACCGTTTTTCCAAGTATTCCAATGAGGAGGATCAGCCAGTCATCGGCATCAATTATTTTGAAGCCCTGGTGTTCTGCATCTGGCTGGGGAAACGTCTGCCCATTGAGAAGGAATGGGAAAAAGCCGCACGCGGAACCGATGGACGGGATTATCCCTGGGGAGAGGCGTTTGGTTATCAAAACGGCTACAACAATACCTGCGATTATGTGATGGGACGAACCAATGTTGTGGATGAGTTTGAGCAAGGGATTTCTCCCTACGGGTGTTTTGATATGGCCGGTAATGTTTGGGAATGGTGCGTTCAACATCATGCATCCAAACACTCGACCCAAAGGATCGTTCGCGGAGGGTCCTGGCTCAACTACCTGGTCCACTCCAAATGCAAGTTCCGTAACTCTTTTGATCCTTCCGAGCGGCATCTTGCGGTGGGATTTCGTTGTGTTTCAGGCCCCCAGTTCACTGAAATTGAGGAAGAGGATGACGAAGACGACTGA
- a CDS encoding response regulator — protein MNIKGLAKKILCIDEDPALSGKVREIINHAFDSSEVQIFHSLTGEQGLDQMLKMPADIVLCDIQLSGKDGFDICRQIRKNHPQCAIILMSPYEPETDVAIKAREAGADSYFSKPVKKGEFLFAVNSILRAARQENAIYEKNQQLEESLEQLKAFHKKVADLNVELQVDKRRLGVNLQEVTELNYQLEEKNLQISSMIEELGHRFESTESLIASIIEMHQADHRGHSERVAKISTFIAEKMQLTDYQTRNIKSAARLHELGIVALPSKEKRLEAMNEGKSRSRTNHSLVGEMLLKSFPGFELTANIIRHLHENVDGSGFPDNLYGDRIPIGSRIVSAASYFDHCRILNPDSSPSETFAVTEQQRGKFFDEDVLNFLGEYVQTQMQSGDEKTLDCTVFALVEGMELASNIYSESGINILIKGTVLNADILSKILNFHAVDPIAGTIKIKQPT, from the coding sequence TTGAATATCAAGGGACTCGCAAAAAAAATCCTTTGTATTGATGAAGACCCCGCACTGTCCGGAAAGGTGAGGGAAATTATCAATCACGCTTTTGATTCCAGTGAGGTGCAAATATTTCATTCGCTGACGGGTGAACAAGGGCTCGATCAGATGCTCAAGATGCCAGCCGATATTGTTCTTTGCGATATTCAATTGTCCGGAAAAGACGGGTTCGATATATGCCGGCAAATCCGCAAGAATCACCCGCAATGTGCCATCATTTTGATGTCGCCCTATGAACCGGAAACTGATGTCGCCATCAAGGCCAGAGAAGCCGGGGCGGATTCTTATTTTTCAAAACCCGTTAAGAAAGGCGAATTTCTATTTGCGGTGAATTCTATTTTACGGGCCGCCCGGCAGGAAAATGCCATTTACGAAAAAAACCAGCAATTGGAAGAATCTCTGGAGCAATTGAAGGCGTTTCATAAAAAAGTGGCCGACTTGAATGTTGAGCTTCAGGTGGACAAGAGACGGCTCGGGGTCAATCTCCAGGAAGTGACGGAACTGAACTACCAATTGGAAGAAAAGAATTTACAGATTTCCTCTATGATCGAAGAATTGGGCCACCGGTTTGAATCCACAGAGTCCCTGATCGCCAGCATCATAGAGATGCACCAGGCCGACCACCGCGGACATTCGGAGCGGGTTGCGAAAATTTCCACGTTTATAGCCGAAAAAATGCAGCTCACCGATTATCAAACTCGCAATATCAAATCCGCGGCGCGTTTGCACGAGTTGGGAATTGTGGCCCTGCCTTCGAAGGAAAAAAGGTTGGAAGCGATGAACGAGGGGAAAAGTCGATCACGAACCAACCATTCCCTTGTGGGGGAGATGCTTCTCAAAAGTTTTCCGGGATTCGAGCTGACTGCCAACATTATTCGGCATCTGCATGAAAATGTCGATGGGTCCGGGTTTCCCGACAACCTCTATGGAGACCGGATTCCTATTGGCTCCAGAATCGTGTCTGCCGCCAGTTATTTTGACCATTGCAGAATTTTAAACCCGGATTCCAGCCCATCAGAAACCTTCGCGGTTACCGAACAACAACGCGGGAAATTTTTCGATGAAGATGTTTTGAATTTCCTGGGTGAGTATGTGCAAACCCAAATGCAGTCCGGTGACGAAAAAACTCTGGATTGCACTGTATTTGCACTGGTGGAAGGGATGGAGTTGGCTTCCAATATTTATTCAGAGTCGGGAATCAATATCCTGATAAAGGGGACGGTTCTGAATGCAGATATTCTCAGTAAAATTTTAAATTTTCACGCCGTCGATCCCATTGCCGGCACCATAAAAATTAAACAACCGACTTAA
- a CDS encoding MotA/TolQ/ExbB proton channel family protein, with the protein MDIATLAGIVAGIGLVLWSILMNSGLDLFWSAPSAMIVMGGTLAAIFIAFPMNEVFKVMGLFVRVFLVRKSDHYVLIQSMVDVCNVARKGGVLAIELKLKDIDNEFLKKGLEMTVDGKDEATVNALLKREIKQILKSHKDGWEIFNQMGAFAPAFGMVGTLIGLIQMLADLSDVNSVGPKMAIALITTFYGAVLANLFFIPMTVKLKRRSATETLEMNLVLEGISYIRKGVNPRFMQDVLENYLDSYHGKKSNKEDDKGGKTPAKK; encoded by the coding sequence ATGGATATAGCAACTTTAGCAGGAATTGTAGCGGGAATAGGCCTGGTTCTGTGGTCTATTCTAATGAACAGTGGCCTGGACTTGTTTTGGAGTGCTCCTTCAGCCATGATCGTAATGGGCGGGACGCTGGCGGCCATATTTATTGCTTTCCCGATGAATGAAGTTTTCAAGGTGATGGGACTGTTTGTTCGGGTATTTCTGGTCAGAAAATCCGATCACTATGTACTCATTCAATCCATGGTGGACGTTTGTAATGTTGCCCGTAAAGGCGGCGTTCTGGCCATTGAGTTGAAGCTCAAGGATATCGATAACGAGTTTCTGAAAAAAGGGTTGGAGATGACCGTGGATGGAAAAGATGAAGCCACGGTAAATGCCTTGCTGAAAAGGGAAATCAAACAGATCCTGAAATCTCATAAGGATGGTTGGGAAATTTTCAATCAAATGGGTGCTTTTGCCCCGGCTTTTGGCATGGTGGGAACTTTGATCGGTTTGATCCAGATGCTTGCCGATTTGTCCGACGTGAATTCCGTTGGACCAAAAATGGCCATTGCCTTGATCACCACTTTTTACGGTGCGGTTTTGGCGAACCTGTTCTTCATTCCCATGACCGTCAAGTTGAAGCGTCGCAGTGCCACGGAAACCCTGGAAATGAATCTTGTCCTGGAAGGCATTTCCTACATTCGCAAAGGTGTGAACCCGCGATTTATGCAGGATGTTCTGGAAAACTATCTTGATTCGTACCACGGGAAAAAGTCCAACAAGGAAGACGACAAGGGCGGTAAAACCCCCGCCAAGAAATAA